The following are encoded together in the Populus trichocarpa isolate Nisqually-1 chromosome 5, P.trichocarpa_v4.1, whole genome shotgun sequence genome:
- the LOC7464818 gene encoding disease resistance protein RPV1, which yields MASSNSNSSKWDYDVFLSFKGADTGKGFTDHLYSALVRDGIHTFRDVNEINSGEEIGPEYLQAIEKSRFSIVILSKGYASSTWCLDELVHILECRKEGGHAVWPVFYDIDPSDVEELKGSFEEAFAEHEKSFKDDMDKVQRWKDALREVAYLKGLDLQKHWDGHEAKNIDYIVKEISDRLDRTILSVTTHPVGLLSRAKEVISLLGEKLVDVRIVGIYGMGGIGKTTVAKKVYNLVFHEFEGSCFLENVRKESISKGIACLQRQLLSETLKRKHEKIDNISRGLNVIRDRLHRKRIFIVLDDIDELEQLNKILGNFDWLFPGSRVIITTRIKDLLQPSELYLQYEVEELNNDDSLQLLRLHAFNEHHPVDNYMDCMRRIVSYVRGIPLALEVLGSSLCGQTINVWNSKLEKLKVIGNGDIHNKLKISNDSLDDTEKFIFLDIACFFIGFNKDYIMSILEDCGFFPADGINTLMRRCIVKVGPDNKLSMHDLLRDMGREIVRQESSTDPGERSRLWRQEDVIDVITDRMGTKAVEGLILNLPGLKQSFSTKAFKKMKKLRLLQLNCICLEGSYEYISTKLRWLCWLEFPLKSIPPDLYLETLIALDMRYSSLHQFSEEIKSLKKLKFLNLSHSHELTKTPNFEGLPCLEKLILKDCVSLVEVHDSIGILGRLLLLNFKNCKSLKTLPGSICALSSLKKLNVSGCLKLEGLPEDLGSLKSLVVLLADGTAISTIPETIGNLEKLKILSFHDCHLIFSPRKFPQTMNIFPASLQELDLRHCNLSDSMIPHDFRGLFLLQTLKLCGNNFTSLPASIGNLPKLTKLLLNNCKRLEYIPELQSSLETFHANDCPRLQFINMKFWRGGELKLNGCRNLKCLQGFFNLEPLGVDVVEKILGTCGLVTEKPFPAVEVHIINNLTRTAIISPLQALCEKSIYSIFLPVKDIPTRFSHQNEGDTISLQVPALDPGCKVTGFLISVVYAWEDSLESCYLSPNITVINRTRNFDWIYDPRVTFFPCEVEQDMMWLSCWLFENEINEKDVVDMSWRFQDEVEEGDQLEVLIDMGFGIVVKRCGIHLLYHHNDLQGSQSNDILAAISHASFSRHHGRFMMSSRLWLTFNRNCHEVTLTRRWYDVQSFKRWSNKREQRVNELPDFYR from the exons ATGGCTTCCTCCAACTCCAACTCATCAAAATGGGATTATGatgtgttcttgagttttaaggGTGCAGACACAGGGAAAGGTTTCACAGACCATTTATATTCTGCTTTGGTTCGAGATGGAATCCACACATTTAGAGATGTTAATGAGATCAATAGTGGTGAAGAAATTGGACCCGAGTATCTTCAAGCAATTGAGAAGTCAAGGTTTTCTATTGTCATTCTCTCAAAAGGCTATGCATCCTCCACTTGGTGTCTTGATGAGCTTGTGCACATCCTCGAATGTAGAAAAGAAGGAGGTCATGCTGTTTGGCCTGTCTTTTATGACATAGATCCATCTGACGTTGAAGAGCTGAAAGGGAGTTTTGAAGAAGCTTTTGCTGAAcatgaaaagagtttcaagGATGACATGGATAAAGTGCAGAGATGGAAGGATGCTCTCAGAGAAGTTGCTTACCTCAAGGGCCTGGATCTACAAAAACATTGGGATGG GCATGAAGCAAAAAATATTGACTATATTGTTAAGGAGATTTCAGACAGACTTGACCGAACAATCTTGAGTGTCACTACACACCCAGTTGGTTTGCTTTCTCGTGCAAAAGAGGTGATTTCATTGCTAGGTGAAAAGCTAGTAGATGTCCGTATAGTTGGGATATATGGGATGGGGGGTATAGGCAAAACGACTGTTGCCAAGAAGGTTTACAATTTAGTCTTCCATGAATTTGAAGGTAGCTGCTTCCTTGAAAATGTTAGAAAAGAATCAATTTCCAAGGGCATAGCCTGCTTACAGAGGCAACTTCTCTCGGAGaccttgaaaagaaaacatgaaaagataGACAACATTAGTAGAGGATTGAACGTGATAAGAGACAGGCTGCATCGGAAGCGCATTTTCATTGTTCTGGATGACATTGATGAACTAGAACAGCTGAATAAGATTCTTGGAAATTTCGACTGGCTTTTTCCAGGAAGCAGGGTGATAATAACAACTAGAATCAAGGATCTGCTACAACCATCAGAGTTGTATCTACAATACGAGGTTGAGGAACTGAATAACGATGACTCTCTTCAGCTCCTACGTTTACATGCCTTTAATGAACACCATCCCGTTGATAATTACATGGATTGCATGAGAAGAATTGTATCTTATGTTAGAGGAATTCCTCTAGCTCTTGAAGTCTTGGGCTCTTCTTTGTGCGGCCAAACCATCAATGTATGGAATAGCAAGTTGGAAAAGCTGAAAGTGATTGGCAACGGAGACATCCACAACAAACTTAAAATAAGTAATGATTCTCTTGATGATACTGAGAAATTTATATTTCTAGATATTGCATGTTTCTTCATTGGATTTAACAAGGATTACATCATGAGCATACTTGAAGATTGTGGTTTCTTTCCTGCTGATGGAATTAATACTCTCATGAGGAGGTGCATTGTAAAAGTTGGACCTGATAATAAGTTATCGATGCATGATTTGCTTAGGGACATGGGAAGAGAGATCGTTCGCCAAGAGTCTTCTACAGATCCCGGGGAACGTAGCAGACTGTGGCGCCAAGAAGATGTCATCGATGTAATAACTGACCGAATG GGTACAAAAGCAGTTGAAGGCCTCATTCTAAACCTGCCAGGATTAAAACAGTCGTTTAGTACCAAGGCAttcaaaaagatgaaaaagctaCGACTGCTGCAACTCAATTGCATATGCCTTGAAGGAAGCTATGAATATATTTCCACTAAATTAAGGTGGCTGTGCTGGCTTGAATTCCCTTTGAAATCAATACCACCTGATCTTTATTTGGAAACTTTGATTGCTCTAGATATGCGCTATAGCAGTCTACACCAGTTTTCGGAGGAAATAAAG TCTCTTAAAAAGCTGAAATTCCTCAACCTTAGCCACTCCCATGAGCTCACCAAGACTCCTAACTTCGAAGGCTTACCTTGTCTTGAAAAATTGATACTTAAAGATTGCGTTAGTTTGGTAGAGGTTCATGACTCCATTGGAATTCTtggtcgtcttcttcttctgaaTTTCAAAAATTGCAAGAGCCTTAAAACTCTTCCAGGGAGCATCTGTGCTCTAAGCTCACTTAAGAAGCTAAATGTGTCAGGTTGCTTGAAACTTGAGGGATTGCCTGAAGATTTGGGGAGTCTGAAATCCTTGGTTGTTCTTCTTGCTGATGGAACTGCAATAAGTACTATTCCAGAAACCATTGGAAATCtagaaaaacttaaaatattgtcttttcATGATTGTCATCTTATCTTTTCCCCAAGAAAATTTCCACAAACAATGAACATCTTCCCAGCTTCTTTACAAGAACTAGATCTCAGACACTGCAACTTATCTGATTCCATGATTCCGCATGATTTTCGAGGCTTATTCCTTCTGCAAACTTTGAAATTATGCGGGAACAACTTTACAAGCTTACCAGCTAGCATTGGAAACCTTCCTAAGCTTACAAAACTTTTGCTAAACAACTGCAAAAGACTGGAGTACATCCCAGAGCTTCAGTCAAGCTTGGAAACATTCCATGCAAATGATTGCCCTAGGCTGcaatttattaacatgaaatTCTGGCGAGGAGGAGAGCTGAAATTGAATGGTTGCCGAAACTTAAAATGCTTGCAGGGATTTTTCAACTTGGAACCCTTAGGAGTGGACGTTGTGGAAAAAATTCTTGGAACTTGTGGCTTGGTCACGGAAAAACCTTTCCCAGCTGTTGAAgtgcatataattaataatcTGACAAGAACTGCTATAATTAGCCCTCTACAG GCTCTTTGTGAAAAATCTATTTACAGCATCTTTTTACCAGTGAAGGATATTCCAACACGGTTCAGCCATCAGAATGAAGGAGACACAATATCCTTGCAAGTGCCCGCACTTGATCCTGGTTGTAAAGTAACAGGATTTCTTATATCGGTAGTTTATGCATGGGAAGATTCCCTTGAATCCTGCTATTTATCCCCTAACATTACAGTTATTAACAGAACAAGAAATTTTGACTGGATTTATGACCCACGAGTCACCTTCTTTCCATGTGAAGTCGAACAGGATATGATGTGGCTGAGCTGTTGGTTGTTTGAGAATGAAATAAACGAGAAAGACGTGGTAGATATGAGCTGGAGATTTCAGGATGAGGTGGAAGAAGGGGATCAACTGGAGGTCTTGATTGACATGGGTTTTGGAATTGTCGTGAAAAGGTGTGGCATCCACTTGCTTTACCATCACAACGATTTACAGGGTTCCCAGTCAAATGATATACTAGCTGCTATTTCACATGCTTCCTTTTCAAGACACCATGGGAGGTTTATGATGTCAAGTCGTCTGTGGTTGACATTCAATCGCAACTGCCATGAAGTAACACTTACTCGAAGGTGGTATGATGTACAAAGTTTCAAGAG ATGGTCAAATAAAAGGGAGCAAAGGGTGAACGAGCTACCTGATTTTTATCGATGA
- the LOC7464664 gene encoding WD repeat-containing protein 26 homolog: protein MGGVDDDEPALKRLKLASGRLTGLSNGSSLTEPIVGSSRDLMARPLQSEGDEEVLGSKGVIKRVEFVRIIAKALYSLGYKKSYARLEEESGIPLYSSSVDIFTQQILDGSWDESVATLHKIGLKDESIVKSASFLILEQKFFELLDGDKIMEALKTLRTEITPLSINNCRVRELSSCIVFPTHCDSDGSSNQGYGRTKSRTKLLEELQKLLPPRVIIPENRLEHLVEQALTLQKDACIFHNLLDKEMSLYSDHQCGRDQIPSRTLQILEAHSDEVWFLQFSHNGKYLASSSSDQSAIIWEIDVNGGVSLKHRLSGHQKPVSSVSWSPDDHQLLTCGVEEVVRRWDVSSGECLQVYEKVGLGLVSCGWFPDGKWIFSGINDKSICMWELDGKEVECWKGQRTLKISDLEITSDGKQIISMCRGTALLLLDREAKVERVIEEDQAITSFSLSRDNRFLLVNLLNQEIHLWNIDGDIRLVATYKGHKRTRFVIRSCFGGHEQAFIASGSEDSQIYLWHRASRELVEALPGHSGAVNCVSWNPANPHMLASASDDRTIRIWGVNALQVKHKSAHCNGIHYCNGGS, encoded by the exons ATGGGAGGTGTAGACGATGATGAACCAGCCTTAAAACGCCTGAAATTAGCCTCCGGAAGGTTGACAGGTCTTTCCAACGGTTCATCTTTAACAGAACCCATAGTTGGATCTTCTAGGGATTTGATGGCTCGTCCCCTACAATCTGAAGGGGATGAAGAGGTTCTTGGTTCAAAAGGAGTTATTAAAAGAGTTGAATTTGTCAGAATAATAGCCAAGGCATTATATTCTCTTGGATATAAGAAGAGTTATGCGCGTTTAGAGGAAGAGTCAGGGATACCATTGTATTCATCTTCAGTAGATATATTTACACAGCAAATTCTCGATGGCAGTTGGGATGAAAGTGTAGCCACATTACATAAAATTGGTCTAAAGGATGAAAGCATTGTCAAGTCAGCATCTTTTCTGATATTGGAGCAGAAATTTTTTGAACTTTTGGATGGGGACAAAATTATGGAAGCTTTGAAGACCTTGAGGACTGAGATTACTCCTCTCTCCATTAACAATTGTCGAGTTCGGGAGCTTTCCTCCTGCATTGTATTTCCTACACATTGTGATTCAGATGGGTCTTCGAATCAGGGCTATGGAAGGACAAAGTCTCGGACCAAGCTGCTGGAGGAACTGCAGAAACTGCTTCCCCCAAGAGTTATAATACCTGAAAACAGATTGGAACATTTAGTTGAACAGGCTCTTACCTTACAAAAAGATGCTTGCATCTTTCACAACTTATTGGATAAAGAAATGTCTTTATACTCGGATCATCAGTGTGGAAGAGATCAGATTCCTTCTCGAACTTTGCAG ATATTAGAAGCACATTCAGATGAAGTCTGGTTCTTACAATTTTCACATAATGGGAAATACTTAGCTTCATCCTCTAGCGATCAATCAGCAATCATATGGGAG ATTGATGTAAATGGTGGAGTTTCTTTGAAGCATAGATTATCTGGTCACCAAAAACCTGTCTCCTCTGTTTCTTGGAGTCCTGATGACCATCAGCTTCTCACTTGTGGGGTGGAGGAGGTTGTCAGGCGCTGGGATGTTTCTTCTGGTGAATGCCTTCAGGTTTATGAGAAAGTGGGCCTTGGCCTGGTGTCATGTGGATGGTTTCCAGATGGAAAATGGATATTTTCTGGCATCAATGATAAGAGCATCTGCATGTGGGAATTGGATGGGAAAGAGGTAGAATGTTGGAAAGGGCAGCGAACTCTGAAGATTTCTGATTTAGAGATAACGAGTGATGGGAAGCAGATTATAAGTATGTGTAGAGGAACTGCACTACTATTACTTGATAGAGAAGCTAAAGTTGAGAGAGTGATTGAAGAGGATCAAGCAATAACTTCGTTCTCATTATCAAGGGATAATAGGTTCTTGCTGGTTAATCTTCTGAACCAGGAAATCCATCTTTGGAATATAGATGGTGATATCAGGCTTGTTGCCACATACAAGGGCCATAAGCGTACTCGGTTTGTTATTAGATCGTGTTTTGGGGGACATGAACAAGCTTTTATTGCCAGTGGTAGTGAGGACTCTCAG ATATATTTGTGGCATAGAGCCTCAAGAGAGCTTGTAGAGGCATTGCCAGGTCATTCGGGAGCCGTTAACTGCGTGAGCTGGAATCCAGCAAATCCACACATGTTAGCATCTGCTAGTGATGATCGTACCATTCGAATATGGGGTGTAAATGCCTTGCAGGTGAAGCACAAGAGTGCTCACTGCAATGGCATCCACTACTGCAATGGAGGGAGTTGA
- the LOC7464663 gene encoding DExH-box ATP-dependent RNA helicase DExH6, whose protein sequence is MNNQETKAQKGKMGKKNQRKAAQQQNPRVAEATLIRISKILERFRAAPDQVYTFEANLSNYDRAVVHEVCKKMGMKSKSSGRGGQRRVSVYKNTKKLDDVKGKENLTHLTFSGESKMVLGELFSNYPPEEGGFGAELEGKHSGTAGKTREKKDDIFSKPSRKKAEIAKKVESFASRIEKDVKLKQIVEGRSKLPIASFMDVITSTIESHQVVLISGETGCGKTTQVPQFLLDHMWGKGEACKIVCTQPRRISAISVSERISYERGENVGDSVGYKIRLESKGGKHSSIVFCTNGVLLRILVSKGITGSQNEANTAAKENVSDLTHIIVDEIHERDRFSDFMLAIIRDILPSHSHLRLILMSATLDAERFSQYFGGCPIIRVPGFTYPVKAFHLEDVLSILNSRDDNHLDSAMPNVLDEGHELTEEDKAALDEAINLAWSNDEFDSLLDLVSSEGTPKVYDYQHSVSGLTPLMVFAGKGRVGDVCMLLSLGANCNLQSKCGLTALKWAERENQEEAAEVIRKHAQNALADSSEQQQLLDKYMATINPELIDVVLIEQLIKKICVDSKDGAILVFLPGWDDINRTRERLLANPFFKDGSKFIIISLHSMVPSVEQKKVFKRPPQGCRKIILSTNISESAITIDDVVYVIDSGRMKEKSYDPYNNVSTLQSSWVSKASAKQREGRAGRCQPGICYHLYSKLRESSLPDFQVPEIKRMPIEELCLQVKLLDPHCKIEAFLQKTLDPPVPETIRNAVAVLLDIGALSVDETLTELGEKIGCLPVHPLTSKMIFFAILMNCLDPALTLACASDYRDPFTLPMLPNEKKRAAAAKFELASLYGGHSDQLAVLAAFECWNNAKNRGQEASFCSQYFISSSTMNMLQAMRKQLQRELIRKGFIPENVSSCNTNAHVPGIVHAVLVAGLYPMVGRFLPPKNGKRVVETTSGAKVRLHPQSLNFKLSFWKSNDYPLVIYDEITRGDGGMHIRNCTVIGPLPLLLLATEIVVAPAENDDEDDEEDDDDYDSADGAESDEDGMEIHGKLGTQQGERIMSSPDNSVMVVVDRWLYFGATALDVAQIYCLREQLSAAILFKVTHPHKELPPALAAYTYTTACILSNDGLSGISLPGESVESLTSMVHATEIDESCSGRRGISQNPNSFLSSLKNNTQQTAPRYHNARSPNQRPTLQGSTSAGHSMQGPSGPRGDSYKRQRGNATRQHVRYL, encoded by the exons atgaaCAATCAAGAAACCAAAGCACAGAAAGGAAAAATGGGTAAGAAGAACCAGAGGAAAGCAGCGCAGCAGCAAAACCCTAGAGTTGCAGAAGCTACTCTTATTCGAATCTCGAAAATTCTTGAAAGGTTCCGTGCTGCCCCCGATCAAG TTTACACATTCGAAGCTAACCTATCAAACTATGACCGTGCTGTGGTACATGAGGTGTGCAAGAAAATGGGTATGAAGTCCAAGAGTTCTGG GCGCGGGGGGCAGCGACGTGTTTCTGTTTACAAGAACACAAAGAAGTTAGATGATGTAAAGGGGAAGGAAAACCTCACTCATTTGACATTTTCAGGAGAATCAAAAATGGTTTTGGGAGAACTATTTTCAAACTACCCTCCTGAAGAAGGAGGCTTTGGAGCAGAGCTAGAAGGAAAACATAGTGGAACTGCTGGTAAAACAcgagagaaaaaagatgatatCTTCTCTAAACCTTCTAGAAAAAAAGCAGAAATTGCAAAGAAGGTTGAATCATTTGCTTCTAGAATAGAAAAGGATGTAAAGTTAAAACAG ATTGTTGAAGGGAGGTCTAAGCTTCCGATTGCATCCTTTATGGATGTCATTACATCCACTATAGAATCTCACCAG GTTGTTCTCATTTCTGGTGAGACTGGGTGTGGAAAGACAACACAG GTGCCACAATTTCTTTTGGACCACATGTGGGGAAAGGGTGAAGCATGTAAAATAGTTTGTACACAACCTCGACGTATCTCTGCAATATCAG TTTCTGAGAGAATTTCTTATGAAAGAGGAGAAAATGTTGGAGATAGCGTTGGATACAAG attcGTTTGGAAAGTAAAGGTGGGAAGCACTCGTCAATTGTGTTCTGTACAAATGGGGTTCTATTGAGGATTCTGGTTTCCAAGGGCATCACTGGGTCGCAGAATGAAGCTAATACAGCGGCCAAGGAAAATGTTTCCGACTTAACTCATATTATTGTG GATGAAATTCATGAAAGGGATCGCTTCTCTGATTTCATGTTGGCAATTATTAG GGACATACTTCCTTCACATTCTCATCTTCGGCTg ATATTGATGAGTGCCACTCTTGATGCTGAACGATTTTCACAATATTTTGGTGGCTGCCCAATTATCCGCGTTCCTGGGTTCACTTATCct gTCAAAGCTTTCCATTTGGAGGATGTGCTTTCTATCTTAAATTCCAGAGATGATAATCATCTTGATTCTGCTATGCCAAATGTCCTGGATGAAGGTCATGAATTAACAGAGGAAGATAAAGCTGCTTTAGATGAAGCTATTAACTTGGCTtggtcaaatgatgaatttgattcCCTCCTAGATTTGGTTTCTTCTGAAGGAACCCCAAAGGTGTATGATTATCAGCATTCTGTGAGTGGACTGACACCACTGATGGTCTTTGCTGGAAAGGGTAGGGTTGGTGATGTTTGCATGCTCCTCTCTTTGGGCGCAAACTGCAATTTACAGTCCAAGTGTGGATTAACAGCACTGAAATGGGCTGAACGAGAAAACCAGGAAGAAGCTGCTGAAGTAATAAGAAAACATGCTCAGAATGCCTTGGCTGATTCCTCGGAACAACAGCAACTTCTTGATAAATATATGGCAACAATTAATCCTGAACTTATTGATGTGGTTCTTATAGAGCagttaataaagaaaatatgtgTTGATTCCAAAGATGGTGCTATCCTTGTTTTTCTTCCAGGGTGGGATGATATAAATAGAACGCGGGAGAGATTACTTGCGAACCCGTTTTTTAAAGATGGTTCCAAGTTTATTATAATCTCTCTCCATTCTATGGTTCCATCTGTGGAGCAAAAGAAGGTATTCAAACGCCCACCTCAGGGTTGCCGAAAAATCATTCTTTCAACTAATATTTCTGAAAGTGCCATTACTATTGATGATGTGGTATATGTTATAGATAGTGGAcgcatgaaagaaaaaagttacGATCCTTATAACAATGTATCAACTCTTCAATCATCCTGGGTATCTAAAGCAAGTGCAAAGCAACGAGAGGGACGTGCAGGGCGCTGTCAGCCTGGAATATGTTATCATCTATATTCAAAACTCAGAGAATCTTCTTTGCCAGATTTCCAAGTTCCTGAAATCAAGAGAATGCCAATTGAGGAACTCTGTTTACAg GTGAAGTTGCTTGATCCCCATTGCAAGATAGAAGCTTTCTTGCAAAAGACATTGGACCCTCCGGTTCCAGAAACCATACGCAATGCTGTTGCTGTTCTTCTAGATATTGGGGCTTTATCAGTGGATGAAACATTGACAGAACTGGGAGAGAAGATCGGTTGCCTACCTGTTCATCCATTGACGAGCAAGATGATTTTCTTTGCCATATTGATGAATTGCCTTGACCCAGCTTTGACACTGGCATGTGCATCTGATTATAGAGATCCATTTACCCTTCCTATGCTGCCTAATGAAAAGAAGAGAGCTGCTGCTGCTAAGTTTGAGCTTGCTTCATTGTATGGTGGGCACAGTGATCAGCTAGCAGTTTTAGCAGCTTTTGAGTGCTGGAACAATGCGAAGAATAGGGGTCAAGAAGCATCGTTTTGTTCACAATACTTCATCTCTTCAAGCACCATGAATATGCTGCAAGCCATGCGTAAACAGCTCCAGAGAGAACTAATACGCAAGGGGTTTATTCCAGAAAATGTCTCTAGTTGTAATACAAATGCGCATGTTCCAGGTATAGTCCATGCTGTCCTTGTGGCTGGTCTGTATCCAATGGTGGGGAGGTTCCTTCCACCTAAAAATGGAAAGCGTGTTGTGGAGACTACTAGCGGTGCTAAAGTTCGGTTGCACCCTCAGTcccttaattttaaattatcattttggaAATCTAATGACTACCCATTGGTTATATATGATGAGATAACTCGAGGAGATGGGGGTATGCACATAAGGAACTGTACTGTCATTGGTCCACTGCCATTATTGCTACTCGCAACAGAGATTGTAGTCGCTCCTGCAGAGAATGATGACGAGGATGATGAGGAGGACGACGACGACTATGATAGTGCAGATGGAGCTGAAAGTGATGAAGATGGAATGGAGATACATGGCAAATTAGGCACTCAACAGGGTGAGAGGATCATGTCCTCTCCCGATAATTCAGTTATGGTTGTTGTGGATCGGTGGCTTTATTTTGGAGCAACAGCCCTTGATGTTGCTCAAATTTACTGCTTGAGAGAGCAATTATCTGCAGCAATCTTATTCAAA GTGACACATCCTCACAAAGAACTTCCTCCTGCTCTTGCGGCCTATACATATACTACGGCTTGTATTCTGTCCAATGATGGGCTATCTGGGATTTCATTACCAGGAGAATCCGTGGAGTCACTGACTTCAATGGTCCATGCAACTGAGATTGACGAGTCCTGTTCTGGAAGGAGAGGGATCAGTCAGAATCCAAATAGCTTCCTTAGCTCGCTGAAGAACAACACACAGCAGACCGCTCCTCGTTATCACAATGCTAGGAGTCCTAATCAAAGGCCTACATTGCAAGGCTCCACATCAGCTGGGCACAGTATGCAAGGGCCATCGGGTCCAAGGGGAGATTCCTATAAGCGGCAGCGTGGAAATGCAACCAGACAGCACGTACGCTATTTGTAG
- the LOC7464819 gene encoding oxygen-evolving enhancer protein 2, chloroplastic yields MASTSCFLHHHALTTPARSTPSSQRQVANLKPTQLACRAQKQAVQEEDNGAVSRRLALTVLIGAAALGSKVAPADAAYGESANIFGKPKTDTDFLPYNGDGFKLSVPSKWNPSKEREFPGQVLRYEDNFDATSNVSVMVIPTDKKSITDYGSPEEFLSKVDFLLGKQSSLFATASEGGFDPNTVATANILETSTPVVGGKQYFFLSVLTRTADGDEGGKHQLITATVKDGKLYICKAQAGDKRWFKGARKFVESTASSFSVA; encoded by the exons ATGGCCTCCACTTCATGCTTCTTGCACCACCATGCACTAACCACTCCTGCTAGATCAACCCCATCATCACAACGCCAAGTGGCTAACCTCAAGCCCACCCAGCTGGCTTGCAGAGCCCAAAAGCAGGCAGTACAGGAGGAGGATAATGGTGCTGTGTCTCGCAGATTGGCTCTCACAGTGCTCATTGGTGCTGCTGCCCTTGGCTCCAAGGTAGCTCCTGCTGATGCTGCCTATGGTGAATCTG CCAATATTTTCGGGAAGCCAAAGACAGACACAGATTTCTTGCCCTACAATGGAGATGGATTCAAGTTGTCAGTTCCATCAAAATGGAATCCAAGCAAGGAGAGAGAGTTCCCTGGTCAGGTTCTTAGATACGAGGACAACTTCGATGCCACCAGCAACGTTTCTGTCATGGTCATCCCAACCGATAAGAAATCCATCACCGACTACGGTTCCCCTGAGGAATTCCTCTCCAAG GTGGATTTCTTGCTTGGAAAACAATCCTCCTTGTTTGCAACCGCATCTGAG GGTGGTTTCGACCCCAATACCGTGGCAACAGCTAACATATTGGAGACATCAACTCCAGTGGTTGGTGGGAAGCAATATTTCTTCTTGTCAGTACTGACAAGGACTGCTGATGGAGATGAAGGTGGCAAGCACCAACTGATCACAGCCACTGTGAAAGATGGCAAGCTTTACATTTGCAAGGCACAAGCTGGAGACAAGAGGTGGTTCAAGGGAGCAAGAAAGTTCGTGGAGAGCACTGCAAGTTCTTTCAGTGTTGCTTAA
- the LOC7464817 gene encoding 40S ribosomal protein S12 yields the protein MSGEEGAVPQNETPAVADAPAPLGEPMDLMTALQLVLRKSLAHGGLSRGLHEGAKMIEKHTAQLCVLAEDCNQPDYVKLVKALCADHKVNLLSVPSAKTLGEWAGLCKIDSEGKARKVVGCSCVVVKDFGEDSEALNVVQQHIKAN from the exons ATGTCAGG TGAAGAAGGTGCTGTTCCTCAGAATGAGACTCCAGCTGTTGCTGATGCACCCGCACCCCTCGGTGAGCCAATGGACTTGATGACAGCATTGCAGCTTGTTCTGAGAAAATCACTTGCTCATGGTGGGCTTTCTCGAGGGCTTCATGAAGGGGCCAAAATGATTGAGAAGCATACTGCTCAACTTTGTGTCTTGGCCGAGGATTGTAACCAACCTGACTATGTCAAACTTGTTAAGGCACTTTGTGCTGACCACAAAGTGAACTTGCTATCTGTTCCAAGCGCAAAGACCCTAGGAGAGTGGGCTGGT TTGTGCAAGATTGATTCAGAGGGGAAGGCCAGGAAAGTAGTTGGTTGCTCTTGCGTTGTTGTGAAG GATTTTGGAGAGGACAGTGAAGCTCTTAATGTTGTCCAACAGCATATCAAAGCTAACTAA